One Nonomuraea angiospora DNA segment encodes these proteins:
- a CDS encoding sulfatase-like hydrolase/transferase, with protein sequence MNLLFLMTDQHRVDTLGCYGNPHVATPNLDRLAATGTRFDRFYTPTAICTPARASLLTGQAPFRHRLLANYERNVGYLEDLREDAFTFPAALKERGYQLGLIGKWHGGTTRNAASYGFDGPDLPGWHNPVDHPDYLAYLEERGLPPYRISDLIRGTTPNGNQGNLLAARLHQPEEATFEHYLATRTIEHLDRYAADGRPFFLAAHFFGPHLPYLLPDEYFDMYDPALVELPPSIAETFEGKPPVQRNYSEHWTFDTIPIEVTRKLIAVYWGYVTLIDRQLGRILDRLDELGLSDQTSVFFTADHGEFTGAHRLHDKGPAMYEDIYRIPGIVRIPGEEPQVRTEFVTLTDCTATILELAGCDTGPAVDSRSLAPLVRGERPEWPGELLAEFHGHHFPYPQRMLRDDRYKLVVNPESVNELYDLHADPYELSNRYTHPELAPVRRRLMRRLYDLLRERGDNFYHWMTPMYDIGPSDYDPTLSAFEKEGTTG encoded by the coding sequence GTGAACCTGCTGTTCCTGATGACCGACCAGCACCGCGTCGACACCCTGGGCTGCTACGGCAACCCGCACGTGGCCACGCCCAACCTGGACAGGCTGGCCGCGACCGGCACCCGGTTCGACCGGTTCTACACGCCGACGGCCATCTGCACGCCCGCGCGGGCCAGCCTGCTCACCGGGCAGGCGCCGTTCCGGCACCGGCTGCTGGCGAACTACGAGCGCAACGTCGGCTACCTGGAGGACCTGCGGGAGGACGCGTTCACCTTCCCCGCCGCGCTGAAGGAGCGCGGCTACCAGCTCGGGCTGATCGGCAAGTGGCACGGGGGCACCACGCGCAACGCCGCCTCCTACGGCTTCGACGGGCCCGACCTGCCCGGCTGGCACAACCCGGTCGATCATCCCGACTACCTGGCGTACCTGGAGGAGCGGGGGCTGCCGCCGTACCGGATCTCGGACCTGATCCGGGGCACCACGCCCAACGGCAACCAGGGCAACCTGCTGGCCGCCCGGCTGCACCAGCCGGAGGAGGCCACGTTCGAGCACTACCTGGCGACGCGGACCATCGAGCACCTGGACAGGTACGCGGCCGACGGCCGGCCGTTCTTCCTGGCCGCGCACTTCTTCGGGCCCCACCTGCCCTACCTGCTGCCGGACGAGTACTTCGACATGTACGACCCGGCGCTGGTGGAGCTGCCGCCGTCGATCGCGGAGACGTTCGAGGGCAAGCCGCCGGTGCAGCGCAACTACAGCGAGCACTGGACGTTCGACACGATCCCGATCGAGGTCACGCGGAAGCTGATCGCGGTCTACTGGGGCTACGTGACGCTGATCGACCGGCAGCTCGGGCGGATCCTCGACCGCCTCGACGAGCTGGGTCTGTCGGACCAGACCTCGGTCTTCTTCACCGCCGACCACGGCGAGTTCACCGGCGCGCACCGGCTGCACGACAAGGGCCCGGCCATGTACGAGGACATCTACCGCATCCCCGGCATCGTCCGCATCCCCGGCGAGGAACCGCAGGTCAGGACCGAGTTCGTGACCCTCACCGACTGCACCGCGACGATCCTGGAGCTGGCGGGCTGCGACACCGGGCCGGCGGTGGACAGCCGCAGCCTGGCGCCCCTCGTGCGCGGCGAGCGCCCGGAGTGGCCGGGCGAGCTGCTCGCCGAGTTCCACGGACACCACTTCCCCTATCCGCAGCGGATGCTCCGCGACGACCGCTACAAGCTCGTCGTCAACCCGGAGTCGGTCAACGAGCTGTACGACCTGCACGCCGACCCGTACGAGCTGAGCAACCGCTACACCCACCCCGAGCTGGCCCCGGTCCGCCGCCGCCTGATGCGCAGGCTGTACGACCTGCTGCGGGAGCGCGGCGACAACTTCTACCACTGGATGACCCCGATGTACGACATCGGCCCCTCGGACTACGACCCCACGCTGAGCGCTTTCGAGAAAGAGGGCACCACCGGATGA
- a CDS encoding multicopper oxidase family protein produces the protein MSALTRRGFLGVLGGTALAAAGCAEISGELLRSRLALPRPFTVPLPIPEVARHVRPGRYELTQRAAKMEIIPGTTTEVLGYGGTFPGPTLDLRRGSRVTVAVRNELSVPTSTHLHGGVTPPGSDGYPTDLVAPGGGAKDYDYPLEQRAATLWYHDHRMDFTAPQVWRGLAGMALVRDDEEDALPLPRGERELPLMICDRAFEEDGSFRYPSPPGGGHSGHTGHMAAVDGDYMEGVEGDVILVNGAPWPVAEVTATRYRLRLLNASNARRYRLRLAPGGRFTQIGSDSGLLAAPVAHDELPISPGERYDVVVDFSAYPVGSAVTLVNTLADGPARNVMRFVVARRAADDTAVPAVLSRPPGRVAPVTTRRFDFRRSAEGVWAINGHPYRPGVPLARPRLGTAEVWRLSSDFHHPVHVHLAHFLVLARNGRAPAAPDAGWKDTVDVRPYEVVDVLARFDGYRGRYMLHCHNLEHEDMAMMADFEVI, from the coding sequence ATGAGCGCCCTGACCAGGCGAGGGTTCCTCGGGGTGCTGGGCGGGACCGCGCTGGCCGCCGCCGGGTGCGCCGAGATCTCGGGAGAGCTGCTGCGCAGCCGGCTCGCCCTGCCCCGGCCGTTCACCGTGCCGCTCCCGATCCCCGAGGTCGCCCGTCATGTACGCCCCGGCCGCTACGAGCTGACGCAGCGGGCCGCCAAGATGGAGATCATCCCCGGCACGACCACCGAGGTCCTGGGCTACGGCGGGACCTTCCCGGGGCCCACGCTCGACCTGCGGCGCGGCAGCCGCGTCACGGTCGCCGTGCGCAACGAGCTGAGCGTGCCCACCTCCACCCACCTGCACGGCGGCGTCACCCCGCCCGGCTCCGACGGCTACCCCACCGACCTCGTGGCGCCCGGAGGCGGGGCGAAGGACTACGACTACCCGCTGGAGCAGCGGGCCGCCACGCTCTGGTACCACGATCACCGGATGGACTTCACGGCGCCGCAGGTGTGGCGGGGGCTGGCCGGGATGGCGCTGGTGCGCGACGACGAGGAGGACGCGCTGCCGCTGCCGAGGGGGGAGCGGGAGCTGCCGTTGATGATCTGCGACCGGGCGTTCGAGGAGGACGGCTCCTTCCGGTACCCGAGCCCGCCCGGCGGCGGACACTCAGGTCATACAGGTCACATGGCGGCGGTCGACGGCGACTACATGGAGGGCGTCGAGGGGGACGTGATCCTCGTCAACGGGGCGCCCTGGCCGGTGGCCGAGGTGACGGCCACCCGCTACCGGCTGCGGCTGCTCAACGCCTCCAACGCCCGCCGCTACCGGCTCCGGCTCGCGCCGGGCGGCCGGTTCACGCAGATCGGCAGCGACTCCGGCCTGCTGGCCGCGCCCGTCGCGCACGACGAGCTCCCGATCTCGCCGGGCGAGCGGTACGACGTGGTCGTCGACTTCTCCGCCTACCCCGTCGGCAGCGCGGTCACCCTCGTCAACACCCTCGCCGACGGCCCCGCCCGCAACGTCATGCGCTTCGTCGTCGCCCGCCGGGCCGCCGACGACACCGCCGTACCGGCCGTGCTGTCGCGCCCGCCCGGGCGCGTGGCGCCCGTGACCACCCGCAGGTTCGACTTCCGCAGATCAGCGGAGGGGGTCTGGGCGATCAACGGCCACCCCTACCGGCCCGGCGTCCCGCTGGCCCGCCCCCGGCTGGGCACCGCCGAGGTCTGGCGCCTGTCCAGCGACTTCCACCACCCCGTACACGTCCACCTGGCCCACTTCCTGGTGCTGGCCAGGAACGGCCGGGCCCCCGCCGCCCCGGACGCGGGGTGGAAGGACACCGTGGACGTGCGCCCGTACGAGGTGGTGGACGTGCTCGCCCGCTTCGACGGATACCGCGGCCGGTACATGCTCCACTGCCACAACCTGGAGCACGAGGACATGGCGATGATGGCCGACTTCGAGGTGATCTGA
- a CDS encoding fumarylacetoacetate hydrolase family protein, which translates to MHIVRFVSPLTDAPAVGVDDGEQVVELAGVTTVAELLRLPVEGLRERLAGAGGPGHPSASVRRLAPVDGLMEVWAAGVTYRRSREARVLESERAADVYELVYDAERPELFFKSVAWKVSGDGGRIAVRSDSGIDVPEPELGLVLNTAGEIVGYTVVDDVSSRTIEGVNPLYLPQAKIYLGACAVGPAIRPVWEVSDPYALDITLTIGRGGETVWDGKASTSGLHRRLDELAGYLFRADSFPDGAVLATGTSLVPDLPFTLQDGDTVTIGIAEVGTLTTTVVRGLEAMRLPV; encoded by the coding sequence ATGCACATCGTACGGTTCGTCAGCCCTTTGACCGACGCCCCCGCGGTCGGCGTCGACGACGGCGAGCAGGTGGTGGAGCTGGCCGGCGTCACGACCGTGGCCGAGCTGCTGCGGCTCCCGGTCGAGGGGCTGCGCGAGCGGCTGGCGGGGGCGGGCGGGCCGGGCCACCCGTCCGCGTCCGTGCGGCGGCTCGCGCCGGTGGACGGGCTGATGGAGGTCTGGGCGGCCGGCGTGACCTACCGGCGCTCGCGCGAGGCGCGGGTGCTGGAGAGCGAGCGCGCCGCCGACGTGTACGAGCTCGTCTACGACGCCGAGCGCCCTGAGCTGTTCTTCAAGTCGGTGGCCTGGAAGGTCTCGGGTGACGGCGGGCGCATCGCGGTGCGGTCGGACTCCGGGATCGACGTGCCGGAGCCCGAGCTCGGCCTGGTGCTGAACACGGCGGGGGAGATCGTCGGCTACACGGTCGTCGACGACGTGAGCTCGCGCACCATCGAGGGCGTCAACCCGCTGTACCTGCCGCAGGCCAAGATCTACCTGGGCGCGTGCGCGGTCGGCCCGGCGATCAGGCCCGTGTGGGAGGTGTCCGACCCGTACGCGCTGGACATCACGCTCACGATCGGCAGGGGCGGCGAGACGGTGTGGGACGGCAAGGCGTCCACGTCGGGCCTGCACCGGCGCCTCGACGAGCTGGCGGGCTACCTGTTCCGCGCCGACTCCTTCCCCGACGGCGCCGTGCTGGCCACCGGCACCAGCCTGGTGCCCGACCTGCCGTTCACGCTGCAGGACGGCGACACGGTGACGATCGGCATCGCCGAGGTCGGCACCCTGACGACCACCGTGGTCAGGGGCCTGGAGGCCATGCGCCTCCCGGTGTGA
- a CDS encoding family 43 glycosylhydrolase, which produces MKILLGVAALLSGLFTNPVSAGVVDSLPDPTVIHARDGLWYAYGTQNPVFSSKGEAGERMLPILRSKDLVSWEYAGEVFTPQTKPAWHGGARLWAPDIRYVDGRYYLYYSLASGDVGLATAPGPTGPWTDRGDVLPAAAQDACPTFSIDQAQFTDVDGSHYLYWGSYDTICAARMNADATRVEGPVTQVARGRRMEGGYVVRRGGFYYLFYSDAGCCDGSYSGYQVKAGRATSPLGPFTDDEGVDLMELTSKGAIVVGANGNRWAGPGHSGFVTDLSGQDWLVYHAISTADPDFPPITNGPSGLTKRPLLIDRLDWIDGWPVVRAGAGPSEGAQPAPVTSYDAGGTFGEGSLNAWQAGPGWQARSGQDAHGYAAHTGALSYVVSAKKTPDADVRAQADLRVSSGAAGLTLAHVNRNNHVVAWLDKDRDALVTDVVIGGTSRGAQATALPAGFDLGTWHTVVAELRGTRLTVQVSGDKLGDPVAEQTRPLPRAAARPGSVGAVARGAADADNVGAAGLYTPVTRRVPEPSPGELLPDFSDEFDGTAIGAKWQWVRGPAPGVAVSGGVLSWPTQDAELHRGTNTASVLLREAPQGDYTVEAKLDFAPTQGNQQAGLVLYENDDRYFKMAHSVLPLARGNGAVLQVSEFLKEGERPTTTPPTAVFNGPMFGGPAARTMWLRMSYHFDAANGETEVRAATSRDGRRWVRNGVWTLPAKGPLRIGLISMNRSGALAQFDYVRTYRD; this is translated from the coding sequence ATGAAGATCCTCTTAGGCGTCGCCGCCCTGCTGTCCGGGCTGTTCACCAACCCGGTCTCGGCCGGCGTGGTCGACTCCCTCCCCGACCCGACGGTCATCCACGCCAGGGACGGGCTCTGGTACGCCTACGGCACCCAGAACCCCGTGTTCAGCAGCAAGGGCGAGGCCGGCGAGCGGATGCTGCCGATCCTGCGCTCCAAGGACCTGGTGAGCTGGGAGTACGCCGGCGAGGTCTTCACCCCGCAGACCAAGCCCGCCTGGCACGGCGGCGCCCGGCTCTGGGCCCCCGACATCCGGTACGTCGACGGCCGGTACTACCTCTACTACTCGCTGGCCTCCGGCGACGTCGGCCTGGCCACCGCGCCGGGCCCGACCGGGCCGTGGACCGACCGGGGCGACGTGCTCCCGGCCGCCGCCCAGGACGCGTGCCCCACGTTCAGCATCGACCAGGCCCAGTTCACGGACGTGGACGGCAGCCACTACCTGTACTGGGGCAGCTACGACACCATCTGCGCCGCGCGGATGAACGCCGACGCCACCCGCGTCGAGGGCCCGGTGACGCAGGTGGCCAGGGGCCGCCGGATGGAGGGCGGGTACGTGGTCCGCCGCGGCGGCTTCTACTACCTGTTCTACTCCGACGCCGGCTGCTGCGACGGCTCCTACAGCGGCTACCAGGTCAAGGCCGGCCGCGCGACCAGCCCGCTCGGCCCGTTCACGGACGACGAGGGCGTGGACCTGATGGAGCTGACCTCCAAGGGCGCCATCGTCGTCGGCGCGAACGGCAACCGCTGGGCCGGGCCGGGCCACAGCGGCTTCGTCACGGACCTGTCCGGCCAGGACTGGCTGGTCTACCACGCCATCTCGACGGCCGACCCGGACTTCCCGCCGATCACCAACGGGCCTTCGGGGCTGACCAAGCGCCCGCTGCTGATCGACCGGCTGGACTGGATCGACGGCTGGCCCGTGGTCCGCGCGGGGGCCGGTCCGTCGGAGGGCGCCCAGCCCGCGCCGGTCACCTCGTACGACGCCGGGGGCACCTTCGGCGAGGGCTCCCTGAACGCCTGGCAGGCCGGGCCCGGCTGGCAGGCCAGGAGCGGCCAGGACGCCCACGGGTACGCGGCCCACACGGGCGCCCTGTCCTACGTGGTCTCGGCGAAGAAGACTCCGGACGCCGACGTGCGGGCGCAGGCGGACCTGCGGGTGTCCTCCGGCGCGGCCGGGCTCACGCTCGCCCACGTCAACCGGAACAACCACGTGGTGGCCTGGCTCGACAAGGACCGCGACGCCCTGGTCACCGACGTGGTGATCGGCGGCACGAGCCGCGGCGCGCAGGCGACGGCGCTGCCCGCCGGCTTCGACCTCGGCACCTGGCACACCGTGGTCGCCGAGCTGCGCGGCACGCGGCTGACCGTCCAGGTGAGCGGCGACAAGCTCGGCGACCCGGTCGCCGAGCAGACGCGTCCCCTGCCGCGGGCCGCCGCCCGCCCCGGCTCGGTCGGCGCGGTGGCGCGCGGCGCGGCCGACGCCGACAACGTCGGCGCGGCCGGGCTGTACACGCCCGTCACGCGGCGGGTGCCCGAGCCGTCGCCCGGGGAGCTGCTGCCGGACTTCAGCGACGAGTTCGACGGCACGGCGATCGGCGCGAAGTGGCAGTGGGTGCGCGGCCCGGCGCCCGGGGTCGCCGTCTCCGGCGGCGTGCTGTCCTGGCCCACCCAGGACGCCGAGCTGCACCGGGGCACCAACACGGCCTCGGTGCTGCTGCGGGAGGCGCCGCAGGGCGACTACACGGTGGAGGCGAAGCTGGACTTCGCGCCCACGCAGGGCAACCAGCAGGCCGGGCTCGTGCTGTACGAGAACGACGACCGGTACTTCAAGATGGCCCACTCGGTGCTGCCGCTGGCCCGCGGGAACGGGGCGGTGCTGCAGGTCAGCGAGTTCCTCAAGGAGGGCGAGCGGCCGACGACCACGCCGCCGACCGCCGTGTTCAACGGGCCGATGTTCGGCGGGCCGGCGGCCAGGACGATGTGGTTGCGGATGTCGTACCACTTCGACGCGGCCAACGGCGAGACCGAGGTGCGCGCGGCGACCAGCCGGGACGGCCGGCGCTGGGTGCGCAACGGCGTGTGGACCCTTCCGGCGAAGGGGCCGCTCAGGATCGGGCTGATCTCGATGAACCGGTCGGGCGCCCTCGCCCAGTTCGACTACGTCCGCACCTACCGCGACTGA
- a CDS encoding ABC transporter ATP-binding protein — MNSKISFRDVVKTYPMKDTTFTALDRVSLDIADREFVTVVGPSGCGKSTLMSMAAGLVEPTSGEVLVDGVPVTGPGPERGVIFQQYALFPWLTVRKNVEFGLKLAELPADERRRRAERAIELVGLSDFADALPKTLSGGMKQRCAIARAYAVNPQVLLMDEPFGALDALTRVQLQDQLLDTWSQEQRTVMFITHDVDEAVYLARRVIVMAARPGRVQQVIDVDLPYPRTEEMRLSPEFGRIRNEVWHSVYHQAPAA; from the coding sequence TTGAACAGCAAGATCTCATTCCGGGACGTGGTCAAGACGTACCCGATGAAGGACACCACGTTCACCGCGCTCGACCGCGTGTCCCTGGACATCGCCGACCGCGAGTTCGTCACGGTCGTGGGCCCGTCGGGGTGCGGCAAGAGCACGCTGATGAGCATGGCGGCCGGGCTGGTCGAGCCCACGTCGGGCGAGGTGCTGGTGGACGGCGTGCCGGTCACCGGGCCGGGGCCCGAGCGGGGGGTGATCTTCCAGCAGTACGCGCTGTTCCCGTGGCTGACCGTGCGCAAGAACGTCGAGTTCGGGCTGAAGCTGGCCGAGCTGCCCGCCGACGAGCGCAGGCGGCGGGCCGAGCGGGCGATCGAGCTGGTCGGGCTGTCCGACTTCGCCGACGCGCTGCCCAAGACGCTGTCCGGCGGCATGAAGCAGCGCTGCGCGATCGCCCGCGCGTACGCGGTGAACCCGCAGGTCCTGCTCATGGACGAGCCGTTCGGCGCGCTCGACGCGCTCACCCGGGTGCAGCTGCAGGATCAGCTCCTCGACACCTGGAGCCAGGAGCAGCGCACGGTCATGTTCATCACCCACGACGTGGACGAGGCCGTCTACCTGGCCAGGCGCGTGATCGTCATGGCGGCCAGGCCGGGCCGCGTCCAGCAGGTCATCGACGTGGACCTGCCCTACCCGAGAACAGAGGAGATGCGGCTCTCGCCCGAGTTCGGGCGGATCCGCAACGAGGTCTGGCACTCCGTCTACCACCAGGCTCCCGCGGCCTGA
- a CDS encoding aliphatic sulfonate ABC transporter substrate-binding protein, which produces MRSLRRALTAATAATVLALSVTACSGDGTTVRFGYISDYNGASLLAIANKQGLWKKQGLTPEIKVFTNGPLQIQALGAGDLDFGYIGPGAMWLPASGKAKVVAINTLAYADRVIGRPGISTMQDLKGKKVGVPEGTSGDMVLNLALKKAGMTVQDIQKVPMDPATVVSAFSAGQIDGAGIWYPLIDTIKQKVPGVVEVASTREFPDNSFPTAFVGGAKVDQELTGKVIKVLQEANDWRAAHPDEAIAEAAALLKLDPAKVKADAANVQTMTTADLVAKTKDGTVAKWLNSLGDFFVGTGQLKSRPDPATYYTGDLYEKAFSK; this is translated from the coding sequence ATGCGTTCTCTTCGCCGCGCCCTGACGGCCGCCACGGCGGCGACCGTGCTGGCACTCTCCGTGACCGCCTGCTCCGGCGACGGCACCACGGTCCGCTTCGGCTACATCAGCGACTACAACGGCGCCAGCCTGCTCGCCATCGCGAACAAGCAGGGCCTGTGGAAGAAGCAGGGCCTCACCCCCGAGATCAAGGTCTTCACCAACGGGCCGCTGCAGATCCAGGCGCTCGGCGCCGGCGACCTCGACTTCGGCTACATCGGCCCGGGCGCCATGTGGCTGCCCGCCTCCGGGAAGGCCAAGGTCGTCGCGATCAACACGCTCGCGTACGCCGACCGCGTCATCGGCCGCCCCGGCATCTCGACCATGCAGGACCTCAAGGGCAAGAAGGTCGGCGTGCCCGAGGGCACGTCCGGCGACATGGTGCTCAACCTGGCGCTGAAGAAGGCCGGGATGACCGTCCAGGACATCCAGAAGGTGCCGATGGACCCGGCCACCGTCGTGTCGGCGTTCTCGGCCGGGCAGATCGACGGCGCCGGCATCTGGTACCCGCTGATCGACACGATCAAGCAGAAGGTGCCGGGCGTGGTGGAGGTGGCCAGCACCAGGGAGTTCCCGGACAACTCGTTCCCGACCGCGTTCGTCGGCGGCGCCAAGGTGGACCAGGAGCTCACCGGCAAGGTCATCAAGGTGCTGCAGGAGGCCAACGACTGGCGGGCCGCCCACCCCGACGAGGCGATCGCCGAGGCCGCCGCGCTGCTCAAGCTCGACCCGGCCAAGGTCAAGGCCGACGCGGCGAACGTCCAGACGATGACGACGGCCGACCTGGTCGCCAAGACCAAGGACGGCACGGTCGCCAAGTGGCTGAACAGCCTGGGCGACTTCTTCGTCGGCACCGGCCAGCTCAAGTCGCGGCCCGACCCGGCCACGTACTACACCGGCGACCTCTACGAGAAGGCGTTCAGCAAGTGA